From Pyrenophora tritici-repentis strain M4 chromosome 1, whole genome shotgun sequence, the proteins below share one genomic window:
- a CDS encoding glycoside hydrolase family 128 protein: MSSVKITSLLALASVAAAVPHYQHNKFHHRAAYPTGGWGAYNSSAVPAGTGTTTIDTTSTSTQTLYSTVYLHVSSSPESVDAAAASTGLFSTGCAESSVDSGYGASSPSPAAPATPAAEQSSSAAGYPAAPPAATPVKESPIPSSAPVKTPVAETTSAAGYPAQTPEASPVVTTSMAQQPVASSAAPSSSLAPSPSAGNGYSGIKRGLAYNDAHLCSTFGAKFGFGYNWGQAETNDIGTQFIPMMHGPDKSTAQEWLANVDLAVKKHKSTAVMGFNEPDIAAQANLSPEAACSAWKEYMNPIKSTYPEITIIGPSVSNGQAPLGLDWLSRFHTVCPDAIVDAANIHFYDQYDSTVFDRFKAHVEKAAKQTGQKLFITEFGLNPGTANPQQAAEFLAQCIEYLDAEPVVDGYAYFMVGEGENQLNSNGALSAAGKIYAGTA; the protein is encoded by the exons ATGTCCTCAGTCAAGATCACCAGCCTTTTGGCTCTCGCCTCCGTGGCCGCTGCTGTTCCCCACTACCAGCACAACAAGTTCCACCACCGCGCTGCTTACCCTACCGGCGGATGGGGTGCCTACAACAGCTCTGCTGTCCCTGCTGGAACTGGTACCACTACCATTGACACGACTTCAACCTCGACACAGACTCTCTACTCGACTGTCTACCTCCATGTATCGAGTTCCCCTGAGAGTGTTGACGCTGCCGCAGCATCCACTGGTCTCTTCAGCACTGGATGCG CCGAGTCATCTGTTGACTCAGGCTACGGCGCTTCGTCCCCCAGCCCTGCTGCTCCCGCAACTCCCGCTGCTGAGCAGAGCTCCTCGGCCGCTGGCTACCCTGCTGCTCCTCCTGCTGCCACCCCCGTCAAGGAGAGCCCCATTCCGTCTTCGGCTCCCGTCAAGACTCCCGTTGCGGAGACTACTTCGGCTGCTGGATACCCTGCTCAAACTCCCGAGGCTTCTCCTGTCGTCACTACATCCATGGCCCAGCAGCCCGTAGCTAGCAGCGCCGCCCCGTCTTCTTCACTCGCTCCTTCCCCCAGCGCCGGCAACGGCTATTCTGGAATCAAGCGCGGTCTTGCGTACAACGATGCTCATCTATGCTCAACTTTCGGCGCCAAATTTGGTTTCGGATACAACTGGGGTCAAGCTGAGACTAACGACATCGGCACCCAGTTCATCCCCATGATGCACGGTCCTGACAAGTCCACGGCCCAAGAGTGGCTCGCAAATGTCGACCTCGCCGTCAAGAAGCACAAGAGCACTGCCGTCATGGGATTCAACGAGCCCGACATCGCCGCCCAGGCCAACCTTAGCCCCGAGGCTGCATGCTCCGCCTGGAAAGAATACATGAACCCAATCAAGTCTACCTACCCAGAAATCACCATCATCGGCCCATCCGTCTCCAACGGCCAAGCCCCTCTGGGTCTTGACTGGCTCAGCAGGTTCCATACCGTATGCCCCGACGCCATTGTCGACGCCGCAAACATCCATTTCTACGACCAGTACGACTCCACTGTCTTCGACCGTTTCAAGGCGCACGTCGAAAAGGCCGCTAAGCAGACGGGCCAGAAGCTCTTCATCACCGAGTTCGGTCTCAACCCCGGTACTGCCAACCCACAGCAGGCGGCCGAGTTCTTGGCTCAGTGCATTGAGTACCTTGATGCTGAACCTGTTGTGGACGGCTACGCTTATTTCATGGTTGGTGAGGGCGAAAACCAGCTCAACTCCAACGGCGCGCTTTCAGCGGCTGGCAAGATCTATGCTGGGACTGCTTAA
- a CDS encoding DUF1996 domain containing protein, whose translation MAAMCLNQLTDLSREDTSNYWTGSIYFKSPENGTYRKVPQMANGRLNQTLLEQEGGLTIYYMRPFGDVNKTTTAMKPGFRMLAGDVMNRNKNGTFPGICHRCLQASERVTGGSGAPCSANDTASFPLTPCPGGIRATVIFPSCWDGVTLDSPDHRSHVAYSPNSGALGGLADDKCPSTHPVRIPQVMYEVMFDTSGFADAKYYQDGKQPLVYSFGDRTGFGAHGDYLFGWKGDALQRAMDALGNKCGSEDCSATLTIQDGKEAIACTKAQQAVEDVGVNTWLEELPGGVQIT comes from the exons ATGGCTGCCATGTGTTTAAACCAGCTTACTGACCTAAGCAGGGAAGATACATCAAATTACTGGACTGGCTCCATCTATTTCAAGTCGCCCGAGAATGGCACGTATCGGAAAGTTCCACAGATGGCCAACGGACGTCTGAACcaaactctcctcgaacaAGAAGGGGGTCTTACCATATACTACATGCGTCCGTTTGGCGATGTGAACAAGACTACAACGGCCATGAAACCC GGCTTCCGCATGCTTGCTGGCGACGTCATGAATCGCAACAAGAACGGCACCTTTCCAGGCATCTGCCATAGATGCCTGCAAGCTAGCGAACGTGTTACAGGTGGTTCTGGAGCACCTTGTTCTGCAAATGACACGGCTAGCTTCCCTTTGACACCTTGCCCTGGAGGCATTCGCGCCACAGTGATATTTCCCTCGTGCTGGGACGGAGTGACATTGGATTCGCCTGACCATAGATCACATGTTGCATATTCACCCAACTCGGGTGCGCTCGGCGGACTCGCTGATGATAAATGTCCAAGTACCCATCCGGTCAGAATCCCACAGGTAATGTATGAAGTCATGTTCGACACGTCTGGATTCGCAGATGCAAAGTACTATCAAGACGGGAAACAGCCTCTGGTGTACAGCTTTGGCGACAG GACTGGGTTTGGAGCGCATGGCGATTACCTGTTTGGGTGGAAAGGCGATGCTTTGCAGCGAGCCATGGACGCTTTGGGCAACAAGTGTGGAAGCGAAGATTGCTCTGCAACACTGACGATTCAGGACGGAAAAGAAGCGATTGCATGTACGAAGGCGCAACAGGCTGTTGAAGATGTAGGAGTAAATACAT GGCTTGAGGAACTACCCGGTGGTGTGCAGATTACCTAG
- a CDS encoding FtsJ, 23S rRNA methylase — MLSRRLFRQLTESLLFESPHRSVSPVCFASKCVACCSHSRTILQPARHSSSSSTRWKSRQGRDFFAKEARVKGLKSRAAFKLLELNDKHKLFQPGQTVVDLGFAPGSWSQVAVNRTLPGGRVIGIDLIPAQPPRGVSTLQGNFLSPVIQAEVRTYVRDPEMGRPTKQAPSMTGDGLTEEELDEIERGYVDMERHAHLEPEEPETAEHAGEGGQEAKVSPTRLSLKERDVQNGRVVDIVLSDMSEPWEQTVGLHKKSLSDPYFRMMNTSGNAFRDHTGSMDLCMAAMTFAFDTLKTGGHFVCKYYKGSEEKAFETRMKRLFAKVHREKPDSSRAESKEAYFVGLRRKETATKEDVLGD, encoded by the exons ATGCTGTCACGTCGTCTTTTCCGCCAACTCACTGAGAGTTTGCTGTTCGAATCCCCCCACCGTTCCGTGTCTCCAGTCTGCTTTGCTTCAAAATGTGTTGCTTGTTGCTCGCATAGTCGTACAATCCTACAACCGGCTCGCCActcatcctcatcttcgACAAGGTGGAAGTCACGTCAAGGCAGAGATTTCTTTGCCAAAGAAGCTCGGGTCAAAGGCTTGAAGAGTCGGGCCGCATTCAAGCTGCTTGAG CTAAATGACAAGCACAAACTGTTCCAGCCCGGCCAAACCGTTGTCGATCTG GGGTTTGCACCAGGATCATGGTCTCAG GTTGCTGTAAATCGTACGCTTCCAGGCGGTCGTGTGATTGGTATTGATCTTATCCCTGCCCAGCCTCCACGAGGCGTCTCCACTCTGCAGGGCAACTTCTTATCACCTGTCATCCAAGCAGAAGTTCGAACTTATGTTCGAGATCCCGAAATGGGTCGACCGACGAAACAGGCCCCATCGATGACAGGCGATGGGCTTACTGAGGAAGAGCTAGATGAGATAGAGAGGGGGTATGTTGATATGGAGCGACATGCCCATCTTGAACCCGAGGAGCCCGAGACGGCTGAACATGCAGGCGAGGGCGGACAAGAAGCCAAAGTCTCTCCAACACGACTTTCATTAAAGGAGCGAGACGTTCAAAATGGGCGGGTAGTGGATATAGTGCTCAGTGACATGTCAGAACCCTGGGAGCAGACAGTCGGGTTGCACAAGAAGAGCCTTAGTGACCCATATTTTAGGATGATGAACACCAGCGGCAACGCCTTTCGAGATCACACAGGCAGCATG GATCTATGCATGGCGGCCATGACGTTCGCTTTCGACACGCTGAAGACGGGCGGTCACTTTGTTTGCAAGTACTACAAAGGGTCAGAAGAGAAGGCGTTTGAGACGAGGATGAAACGTCTTTTCGCTAAAGTGCATCGGGAGAAGCCTGACTCGTCACGCGCT GAATCCAAAGAGGCATACTTTGTGGGACTGCGGCGCAAGGAGACGGCGACAAAGGAGGACGTCTTGGGTGATTGA
- a CDS encoding Atrophin-1 domain containing protein: MYLATIHLTMIFPLSSLILAAPATSISFDPPTITSDPTKPILATDTHTLCVSDPYLTSSGFAVPPSPGSVIPTPDEQQEVPGFDTTTATAPASQINPASSTGVATASSQSKLEIPISVTEDISVSGIPWRTRTTILSTISMTISIAVFKCYMAGLSGFFSVNGIGVHLAYDSFYTTRGLGYYDGDE, encoded by the exons ATGTACCTTGCTACCATCCATCTCACGATGATCTTCCCACTATCCAGCCTCATACTAGCAGCACCCGccacctccatctccttTGATCCCCCGACAATCACCTCTGATCCCACAAAACCCATCCTTGCCACCGACACACATACGCTCTGTGTATCCGACCCATACCTCACAAGCTCAGGCTTCGCCGTTCCCCCTTCACCAGGCTCTGTCATACCCACACCAGATGAGCAGCAGGAGGTTCCTGGTTTTGATACGACAACCGCGACTGCTCCAGCTAGCCAGATAAACCCAGCTAGTTCGACAGGGGTGGCTACGGCGTCTTCGCAATCCAAACTCGAAATCCCGATCTCAGTTACAGAAGACATATCTGTATCTGGTATACCCTGGAGAACTCGGACGACTATATTATCTACGATATCCATGACCAT ATCCATTGCCGTCTTCAAATGCTACATGGCCGGTCTCTCAGGCTTCTTTAGTGTCAATGGCATCGGAGTTCACTTGGCCTACGACTCCTTTTACACTACCAGGGGGTTGGGGTACTACGATGGGGATGAGTAG
- a CDS encoding ADP,ATP carrier protein, with product MSTPPDKSQSQSQPAAIMSDEPGQGVKPLGTPDITSMQRIRQVFAQPVLASFVAGGVAGAVSRTVVSPLERLKILFQIQSVGREEYKMSVPKALAKMWREEGWRGFMAGNGTNCIRIVPYSAVQFSAYNVYKRFFEAEPGGPLDAYQRLLCGGLAGITSVTFTYPLDIVRTRLSIQSASFASLKKEAGQKLPGMWALLVTMYKTEGGIPALYRGILPTVAGVAPYVGLNFMVYEIARTKFTREGHKDPGAIGKLAAGAVSGAVAQTITYPFDVLRRRFQINTMSGMGYQYAGIGDAIKQIVKTEGFRGLYKGIVPNLLKVAPSMASSWLSFEMTRDLLMGKLNSGFL from the exons ATGTCAACTCCTCCCGATAAGTCGCAATCGCAGTCGCAACCAGCCGCTATCATGAGCGACGAGCCTGGACAGGGCGTCAAA CCTCTCGGCACCCCCGACATCACCAGCATGCAGCGTATTCGACAAGTCTTCGCACAGCCCGTCCTCGCTTCCTTTGTTGCTGGTGGTGTAGCGGGTGCAGTCTCCCGAACCGTCGTCTCACCTCTGGAGCGCCTCAAGATTCTCTTCCAGATCCAAAGCGTTGGACGTGAAGAATACAAAATGTCCGTCCCCAAGGCGCTGGCAAAGATGTGGAGGGAGGAAGGTTGGAGGGGCTTCATGGCTGGTAACGGCACCAATTGCATTCGCATTGTCCCATACTCTGCCGTCCAATTCAGTGCCTACAACGTCTACAAGCGG TTCTTCGAGGCTGAGCCCGGTGGTCCTCTCGACGCATACCAGCGACTTCTTTGCGGAGGTCTCGCCGGCATTACATCTGTCACATTCACATACCCCCTGGATATCGTCCGCACGCGCCTGTCAATTCAATCGGCATCATTCGCTAGCCTCAAGAAGGAGGCTGGCCAAAAGCTCCCCGGCATGTGGGCACTTCTCGTCACCATGTACAAGACCGAGGGTGGCATCCCCGCCTTGTACCGCGGCATTCTCCCCACCGTCGCCGGCGTGGCGCCTTACGTCGGCCTCAACTTCATGGTCTACGAAATTGCCCGCACAAAATTCACTCGAGAAGGCCACAAAGACCCCGGGGCCATCGGCAAGCTAGCCGCAGGTGCAGTCTCGGGCGCTGTAGCCCAAACAATCACCTACCCCTTCGACGTCCTCCGTCGCCGCTTCCAAATCAATACCATGAGCGGCATGGGCTACCAGTATGCGGGAATCGGTGATGCAATCAAGCAGATTGTCAAGACTGAAGGGTTCCGCGGCCTCTACAAGGGTATTGTCCCTAACCTCCTCAAGGTGGCACCGAGCATGGCAAGCAGTTGGCTCAGCTTTGAGATGACGAGGGACTTGCTCATGGGCAAGTTGAATTCGGGCTTTCTTTAA
- a CDS encoding SUA5, putative translation factor (SUA5), which translates to MPNRHPRIPNVNLTKLCSYSAPTRSLVQAAASKRCHVPVTTLRAPATFFTPTPSKRMAGTMSDSAMKLVDPQKLGKITFRRTDDLIDEWDIEYDESEGSEHAGIMKRAAKELQDTNNPVAFPTETVYGLGADATRSAAVKEIFARKGRPADNPLIVHVHSLPQLRALLAGRLEAEGDGKILGKDPIPEIYRPVIERFWPGPITIILPVPQNSILAPEVTAGLSTFGARMPRSIIALSLLRLCGRPLAAPSANASTRPSPTAAEHVHDDLREKLDLIIDGGPCEVGVESTVVDGLSNPPAILRPGGVTVEQLRQCPGWESVIVGYKDKQAEDSSKPRAPGMKYRHYSPKASVLLFESGANKPTPDELKSKSRIGIIRTKGWEPVLGLPSQKVHKPDMIGQVVCSSPDTAASLDADTSPSRLSNLLRSVTQHQIPHSDHYIVKPGAIQVWDIDLGAKTEDVARGLFSALRELDKKAVETIYVEGIDDKTGDDIAAAVMNRLRKAAEIRC; encoded by the coding sequence ATGCCCAATCGACATCCCCGCATACCAAATGTCAATCTCACAAAGCTCTGCTCATATTCTGCTCCGACACGTTCTTTGGTGCAAGCCGCCGCATCAAAGCGCTGCCACGTCCCGGTTACCACGCTGAGGGCTCCGGCTACGTTCTTCACGCCTACACCTTCCAAGCGCATGGCCGGAACTATGTCTGATTCTGCAATGAAACTCGTGGACCCCCAGAAATTGGGCAAAATCACCTTCAGGAGGACGGATGATTTGATTGATGAGTGGGATATTGAATATGATGAATCAGAGGGGTCTGAGCATGCTGGCATCATGAAGAGGGCGGCAAAAGAGCTGCAAGATACCAACAACCCGGTGGCATTTCCTACCGAAACCGTATACGGACTCGGCGCAGATGCTACAAGAAGCGCAGCTGTAAAGGAAATATTTGCTAGGAAGGGAAGGCCGGCTGATAATCCTCTGATTGTACATGTGCACTCGCTACCGCAGTTGCGAGCCCTGTTAGCAGGAAGACTGGAAGCTGAAGGCGACGGGAAGATTTTGGGCAAAGATCCGATTCCTGAAATCTATAGGCCGGTGATTGAACGCTTCTGGCCTGGTCCAATTACTATCATCCTGCCGGTCCCCCAAAACTCGATCCTCGCGCCAGAGGTTACTGCGGGTCTCTCTACCTTTGGCGCACGTATGCCCCGTTCCATCATCGCATTGTCGCTCCTGCGACTGTGCGGACGCCCACTTGCTGCACCCTCTGCGAACGCTTCGACGCGACCCTCACCCACCGCCGCGGAGCATGTCCATGACGACTTGAGGGAGAAACTCGACTTGATAATTGACGGTGGGCCATGTGAAGTGGGTGTGGAAAGCACAGTCGTAGATGGCCTGTCAAATCCACCAGCAATATTACGACCAGGCGGTGTCACGGTAGAGCAGTTGAGACAATGCCCAGGTTGGGAGAGCGTGATTGTTGGATATAAGGATAAGCAAGCAGAAGATTCAAGCAAACCGCGAGCGCCTGGAATGAAGTACAGACATTACAGTCCAAAGGCATCCGTTCTTTTGTTTGAATCCGGAGCAAACAAACCTACGCCTGACGAGCTCAAGAGTAAGAGCAGGATTGGAATAATCCGGACAAAGGGTTGGGAACCTGTATTAGGCCTCCCCTCTCAGAAAGTACACAAGCCAGATATGATTGGACAGGTGGTCTGCTCTTCACCGGACACAGCAGCTTCCCTAGATGCTGACACCTCTCCGTCACGACTTTCCAACCTCCTACGCTCCGTCACTCAGCACCAAATACCGCATTCAGATCACTATATTGTCAAACCCGGCGCGATTCAGGTGTGGGATATCGATCTTGGGGCCAAGACAGAAGATGTCGCGAGAGGATTATTCTCGGCGCTTAGAGAGCTGGACAAGAAGGCTGTTGAGACGATATATGTAGAGGGCATTGACGATAAGACGGGTGATGATATTGCAGCTGCAGTCATGAACCGGCTTAGGAAGGCTGCTGAGATAAGGTGTTAA
- a CDS encoding double-strand-break repair protein rad21, whose protein sequence is MFLPEDLLFKQGALAHVWLASNQQKKLTKAQVLQHKIPESCEVIIRPEVAAGGPLALRLNAQLLLGEVRIYHKKAHYLQDDCNEALWKIKMAFRPGNIDLPAQTHVANPTNLILPDQITDLDLLAPMPDPSFLFSQPISGNLDLGNTTVPDWDNSQFLSGSIEQARMEPMELPDDDLNLDIGEYDDFDRPAAYDEGTSIELGRNAPLERHQSEDFTALDKNLDDDLGLDIGEDPPTELAHAADVELNLGLGDDEDITMGGMTETGLPASSIAGDLPMRQREESPLSELGEEEATRLEQEVAEQNTTVFEPEPEQEEEEEESIHQARAKRRRVIGADAETMISSHQLREQQNNREKILKPASFLPRDPLLMALLNMQRSGGFVSSILGDGRSQGWAPELRGILSLEVVSRPAQKRKRDNTAAEPGTPEDDAAAEGEKTPQLQLEFDQDEPTLGAGDMGLGGDNNTTIAGSDDIIQLPDEPGFQQQAEEQGEEEDMFSPVPDNFDDTTAPLVHPSEAGPISLGTKHAVHFLREQFGPEAEESEAERQKNSIVFQDMFPETRTSRNDATKMFFEMLVLATKDAIKVEQPVNQLGGPLRIRAKRGLWGQWAETGASGELPSQAQASPAGEVDAPTEAMFQGPPEVSVSA, encoded by the exons ATGTTTCTTCCCGAGGATCTGCTGTTCAAGCAGGGCGCGCTTGCCCACGTGTGGCTCGCCTCGAATCAGCAGAAGAAGCTTACCAAAGCTCAGGTGCTGCAGCACAAGATCCCGGAGAGTTGCGAGGTCATCATCCGACCCGAGGTGGCTGCTGGCGGCCCCCTTGCATTGCGATTGAATGCGCAGTTGCTTCTTGGTGAAGTGCGCATCTACCACAAGAAGGCGCATTATCTACAGGATGACTGCAACGAGGCCCTGTGGAAGATTAAGATG GCCTTCCGACCAGGGAACATCGATCTGCCCGCCCAAACCCATGTCGCCAACCCCACCAACCTGATCCTGCCAGATCAGATCACCGATCTTGACCTGCTAGCACCCATGCCAGATCCCTCGTTCCTCTTTTCGCAACCCATTAGTGGCAATCTGGATCTTGGAAACACCACCGTTCCGGATTGGGACAACAGCCAGTTCCTCTCTGGCAGCATTGAGCAGGCACGTATGGAACCGATGGAGCTTCCAGATGATGATTTGAATCTGGATATCGGCGAGTACGACGACTTTGATCGCCCAGCTGCGTATGATGAGGGTACCAGTATTGAGCTCGGCCGTAACGCACCTTTGGAGCGACATCAGTCCGAAGACTTCACCGCACTAGACAAGAACCTCGACGACGACCTTGGCCTGGATATCGGTGAAGACCCCCCAACGGAACTGGCCCATGCTGCTGATGTGGAACTCAATCTTGGGCTTGGAGATGACGAGGACATCACAATGGGCGGCATGACCGAGACAGGTCTCCCAGCAAGCTCGATAGCTGGTGACTTACCCATGCGACAGCGTGAAGAATCGCCACTCTCCGAGTTGGGAGAGGAAGAGGCTACCCGGCTAGAGCAAGAAGTTGCCGAGCAAAACACTACAGTGTTTgagccagagccagagcaggaggaagaagaggaagaatCCATTCACCAAGCCCGGGCGAAGCGTAGGAGGGTCATTGGAGCCGATGCTGAAACCATGATATCGAGCCATCAGCTCCGGGAGCAACAGAACAATCGTGAGAAGATCCTCAAGCCAGCCTCGTTCCTTCCTCGCGACCCTCTTCTTATGGCATTGCTCAATATGCAAAGGTCTGGAGGATTCGTCTCAAGCATCCTCGGCGATGGCCGGAGCCAAGGTTGGGCTCCAGAGCTACGCGGCATTCTTTCTCTAGAGGTTGTCTCCCGCCCTGCTCAAAAGCGCAAACGCGACAATACTGCTGCCGAGCCTGGTACCCCAGAAGATGACGCGGCCGCTGAAGGAGAGAAGACACCACAATTGCAACTGGAGTTTGACCAAGATGAGCCGACCTTGGGAGCGGGTGACATGGGTCTAGGGGGTGATAACAACACCACAATTGCCGGATCTGATGACATAATCCAACTTCCCGACGAGCCCGGTTTCCAGCAACAGGCAGAGGAAcaaggagaagaggaagacATGTTTTCGCCTGTTCCAGACAACTTTGACGATACAACCGCTCCTCTTGTCCATCCCTCGGAAGCTGGACCAATCTCCCTAGGCACAAAACACGCCGTTCACTTCTTGCGTGAGCAGTTTGGACCTGAAGCCGAAGAAAGCGAAGCCGAACGCCAAAAGAACAGCATCGTATTCCAGGACATGTTCCCGGAAACGCGCACCTCGCGAAATGATGCGACCAAGATGTTTTTTGAGATGCTCGTCTTAGCTACCAAGGACGCTATCAAGGTCGAACAGCCAGTCAATCAACTTGGTGGTCCGCTCCGTATTCGCGCTAAGCGCGGTCTCTGGGGCCAATGGGCAGAGACTGGCGCGAGCGGCGAACTGCCTTCTCAGGCACAAGCTTCACCGGCGGGAGAGGTTGATGCGCCCACCGAGGCCATGTTCCAAGGTCCCCCAGAGGTGTCTGTATCTGCCTAA
- a CDS encoding TolA, Membrane protein involved in colicin uptake, with translation MQSNGHHHQPMNLQLPVKPDPPQLQTPIKQVPRSPVSPVHHARAQDRVATLLDINSILIREVCDLQAQGKAGPIAPTPEQKSEADKAQPSKEYVDYMRRLQANLAYLAQNAEKVPKPGQQVQPGPAIMSLPASPQELVKLYTKLQDLFPGWKGQTAQMKQSPGPQRTSSNMSQPPSAGLQPNWGQNAMQQSMQQAQQQAQQQQQQQQQTQQQQQQTQQPKQESQ, from the exons ATGCAGTCAAATggccaccaccaccagcccATGAACCTCCAGCTTCCCGTGAAGCCCGACCCGCCCCAGCTGCAGACGCCCATCAAGCAGGTGCCAAGGTCGCCCGTGTCGCCTGTTCACCACGCGCGTGCCCAGGACCGCGTCGCCACTCTGCTCGACATTAACAGCATCCTCATCCGCGAGGTATGTGACCTCCAGGCCCAGGGCAAAGCCGGGCCCATAGCACCCACGCCCGAGCAAAAGTCCGAAGCCGACAAGGCCCAACCGTCCAAGGAGTACGTAGA CTACATGCGCCGCCTACAAGCCAATCTCGCCTACCTCGCCCAAAACGCTGAAAAGGTGCCCAAGCCGGGCCAGCAGGTCCAACCGGGGCCCGCCATCATGTCGCTTCCTGCCTCGCCTCAGGAGCTGGTCAAGCTCTACACCAAACTGCAAGACCTCTTTCCCGGCTGGAAAGGTCAAACCGCCCAGATGAAGCAATCACCCGGCCCGCAACGCACCTCCTCCAACATGTCACAACCACCCAGCGCAGGCCTACAGCCAAATTGGGGACAGAACGCTATGCAGCAAAGCATGCAACAAGCACAACAACAGgcacagcagcaacaacagcaacaacaacaaacccagcaacagcaacagcaaaCCCAACAACCAAAGCAAGAGAGCCAATAA